DNA from Pseudodesulfovibrio senegalensis:
TCTTGCCCGTATTTCGGGCATCTGATACCACTGTGAGGTTCATCGCAAAACGACCACCATGCCGCGCCCGGCGCGGCTGAAGAGAGATATCACATGTTTCGCAGCAGCGTACCCGTGCTCTGCTATCACAGCGTCAGCAATGCGGACGGCGGCCACTCCCCCGAACAGTTCGGGGAGCATCTGGACGCCGTTCTTGCCGCAGGCTACCGCACCATAACGGCGCGAGACCTCATCCGCAGCCTGCGCGGAGAAATGCGCGTGCCCCGCAAAAGCGTGGTCGTCACCTTTGACGACGGCCATGTGAGCAATTGGCTGCACGCGGTTCCGGAACTGGAAAAGCGTTCCATGACCGGCGTGTTCTTCGCGCTCACGGATTTCGTGCAGCCCGGCCCGATCCGTTCCCTTGCGGACGCACCCGCAAACCTGCCGCTCAAGGACGCCTTTCGCATGGCGCATATGGAGCAGGACTATTCCCAGTTCGTGAACGAATCCGAGATTCGGGCCATGCTGGACAAGGGCATGGAGGTCCATTCCCACGGATGCCGCCATCAGGGCTGCTACATGAACATGGACTGGCAGATAAACCTCGGCCATTACAAGGCGCACTGGGCGGCTTCCTGCATCTATCCGGCCATGAATCCCGACTGGCCCACGTACCCGGTGGGCAGCGCCTATGTGTACAACGGGTTCTGGCCTGTGTTCGACGGCTCGGGTTCGCCCGCGTTTCGCATGCGCTCCACGGACGAGCGTCGCGATTTCTGCCGCAAGGATTTTGCCCGCAGCATGCGCCGCATCCGGGAACTGACCGGGGGGGGCGAGCAACTGTTCTGTTGGCCGTGGGGCCATTTCGACCCTGTGGCCGAGGAGGAACTGAAAAAGGCGGGCTACGCCGGGGCTTTCACCCTGGAACGCGGCCCCAACTGCCGGGGAACCAGCCCCTACCGCATCCACAGGCTGGGGGTGGGCTCCAAAAAGAGCGGATCATGGGTGCAGCAGCGTTTGCGCATGTATTCGGGCGAAACCACGGCCCGCGTGTTTTTCAAGGGCTACCACAAGCGGCCCGAAGTCTCCTCGGTGCTCTATGCCACGGATTCGGACAAACTCTCGGGCGGCAGCCGCCAGATGATCAACAACGCCCTGGCCATGCGCGACATGGGCCTGCGCGTTTTCGTCATGATCGCCCCGGACTCGGCCCTGAATGAACCTCTTGCCAATGAAGACGGCATCACGGTGGTGCCGTTCGACGGGTTCCGTCACTACCTGCGTGCCGGACGCTTTCTGCGCGACCTTGTGCGGCGCGAATCCATCGACGTGGTGCACTCCTTCCACAACCGGGCCTACAAGATGGGCGTCATTGCCCGGCTCATGGGCGCGAAGTTCAAGCTGTTCATCAACCGGGGCGTGATCTCCAGGCCCAACACGGTCTTTTTCCTGTGGACCGCCCTGAGCGACGGAGTGATCTGCAATTCCGGCAAGTGCGCGGACGTTCTGCGTTCGCACCATGTGCTCGAAAAGCGGCTCAACGTGGTTTACAACGCCTACAACGGCCCGGATTTCGGAGAGCCCAGACCGCGGCACAAGCGGTCCATGCGTATCCTCTACGTGGGCAACAAGGCTCCCACCAAGGGGTTCGACACCTTTATCGAGGCCTGCCGCCTGTTTGCCGAAGCCGGTCCCGTGCGGGACGTGGAGTTTGCGGGCGTGGGCGGATTGGCCTCGGACGCATTGGAGCAGCTATTGGCCCGGCCCGAGTTCGCCAGCGTGCGCGAGCGTCTTTCCCTGCCCGGCAGGCTGCCCCATGCCGAGGTGCTGGACGAAATGCGCCATGCGGACATGCTGGTGGTTTCCTCGCGCATGGAGAGCCTGCCCAACACCCTGATCGAGGCCTTTGACCTCGGCCTGCCCGTGATCTGCACCAGGGCGGGCGGCATGCCCGAGCTGGTGCGCGACGGCGTGAACGGCTTTTTGTGCGAGATCGGGGACAGCGCCGCCATTGCCGCGCGCATGCGGGAACTGGCCGACGATTTCAACCTGCGCCTGCGCATGGGCATCATCAATCACCGCATCGTGCGCGGGCTGCTTTTGCCCCGGCACAAGGCCGCGAACCTCATGAGCGTGTATCAGGGATTCCCTCGGCGGGAGCTTTTGGACATCGACGCCATTGCCGCGCGGGATATCGAGTTGCCGCAGAATGAGGAGCATGACCACCATGACCATGGAGAATCCCATGACTGACGGCGTGCTGCGTTCCTGCTGGGCCACGTTGCCC
Protein-coding regions in this window:
- a CDS encoding glycosyltransferase — protein: MFRSSVPVLCYHSVSNADGGHSPEQFGEHLDAVLAAGYRTITARDLIRSLRGEMRVPRKSVVVTFDDGHVSNWLHAVPELEKRSMTGVFFALTDFVQPGPIRSLADAPANLPLKDAFRMAHMEQDYSQFVNESEIRAMLDKGMEVHSHGCRHQGCYMNMDWQINLGHYKAHWAASCIYPAMNPDWPTYPVGSAYVYNGFWPVFDGSGSPAFRMRSTDERRDFCRKDFARSMRRIRELTGGGEQLFCWPWGHFDPVAEEELKKAGYAGAFTLERGPNCRGTSPYRIHRLGVGSKKSGSWVQQRLRMYSGETTARVFFKGYHKRPEVSSVLYATDSDKLSGGSRQMINNALAMRDMGLRVFVMIAPDSALNEPLANEDGITVVPFDGFRHYLRAGRFLRDLVRRESIDVVHSFHNRAYKMGVIARLMGAKFKLFINRGVISRPNTVFFLWTALSDGVICNSGKCADVLRSHHVLEKRLNVVYNAYNGPDFGEPRPRHKRSMRILYVGNKAPTKGFDTFIEACRLFAEAGPVRDVEFAGVGGLASDALEQLLARPEFASVRERLSLPGRLPHAEVLDEMRHADMLVVSSRMESLPNTLIEAFDLGLPVICTRAGGMPELVRDGVNGFLCEIGDSAAIAARMRELADDFNLRLRMGIINHRIVRGLLLPRHKAANLMSVYQGFPRRELLDIDAIAARDIELPQNEEHDHHDHGESHD